The genomic region GGTCTTCACCGTTCATTCCTTGAGATCTTAATGGCGAAAGCGGACTTAGTTCAAAATCGTCTGTAGTAATGTCTATAAAAATAGGATCGTGGGTCATGTTATGATCAACTGAATCTGTTACACCATCCTGCAAATTAGAATAACTGAGTTGTAATGTTGCATCAGTTGTAAGTGAAACGGATGAAATTTGATTTCCCCAGAAAATATTATTGTAACCTACTGCATGCCCTGCACCTAAACCGGCATTCTTCTCATAGATCTCAATTCCATATCCGCAGTTAAAAAAAGTATTGTTGTAAATTGTAGCAATTGAATTATCCTTGACAGCTATTCCGGTACCTGTACGATAGATCAGTGAACCCATTACAACAACATCCAGCGCGCCTTCACCAATTGAAATTCCATTGTCACTGAAATTATAGATGAGACAATTTTCAACACGAGCAATCGATCCCGGTGGTTTAAAATCTACTTTGCCAAAATCAATTCCGTCGATATTAAATCCGCGGCCATTCCTGACTGTTGTATTCCTGATCACAGTTCCGGCAGGCACATTGTCAAAATCAATACCATCTGCAGTAGGGAATTCGAAAAGGCAATTTTCCACCACAGCAATTGAACGTACAATATTGATCTCATAGTATTCACTGACCTGAACGCTGTTGACATATATGGAATCAGCATCAATAACAAATAAGATCGGATTATCACCTTGATTGTAATTATGCAAAACACAATTCTGAATAATTCCAGTTCCGCCATTTGAAACTTTTATCTGTCCACCTTCAACATCAACATAATTCATTTCAATAAATGAACTTGAATCTTTCGAATGAAAATTATTGAAGTAAGTTCCCGGAACTAAAGGTGAAATTGAAATAGGCTGTCCGATTGTTCCTGCCATATTGATTCTGGCAAGAGACTCAGTAGTAACTGAAATTCCGCGTCCCATACTCACTGTAGTACCGGCAGCGATAGTTAAGGTATTTCCGGATTGAACAATTACATTTTCAGTCATAGAAATTGTACCCGACCAGGTAGTATCCTGCGTTACAAATAATGTTGGTGTTACGGCTAAAGATGTTTTGCAAAAGCTTAGAAATAATGCAAAAATGCCTGCACTAAAGAAATTTCTCATGGGTAGACTTGTCATATGGGGAGGACAATTTAAACCCATTTTCCATACGAGTCAAGTTTAAGTGGTGATTACGGGGACGTTAAGAATGTGTTAGTTATGAATACCGAATAAGGCTTTTGTTTTCATCGGTTTTGGCCCATATTTCCCGAATCCGGAATTTCTTCGGACTTATTACTTATTATGAACTATCAGAACTTCTGAGTTCTATCTATGGTCACTTTAAAGAAATTTTAAAAAGAATTGGGCAGGCTCATTAAAATCAAAACAGCGATAAATCACCACCGGCAATCCATCGCTGTTCATTTATTTACTGATAAAAAATATTCTATTCCAAAGCCGGAAAGAAAACACCTTTCCCAGGAAGTGGTTATTAGTTATTCGTTATTAGTTCTTAACAACCTTCCAGGTCTTCCCCCAATTTTCCCCTTTAATATTTACAAGATAAATCCCGGCAGCCAGATCCGAAATCCGAATTTGCTTTGTCAGAATTCCTGATTTAGTAAAGACTTCCTGTATCAGAACTTGTCCAAGTGCATCTGTCAAATGAATCGAGATCTTTTCCGTCCCCGTAAACTCAAATGCAATATTCAGCATTTCATTCGACACAGGATTCGGATAGATGCGGATCTGATTGGTATTGGAAAGATCATTCGTTCCTACCATGAAATGATAGTAAGTTACAGAATCAATACAACCTGAAAGTTGATCGGTAATGATCACAGTATAAAATCCGGTATGATCAGGAGTTACTGTGTTGGTCGTTCCTCCAAAGGCTGTACCGTTGTATTTCCATTCATAAAGGTATTGCAGACCTGTAGGCGTTGCAGTAAGATCGGGTTGAGAATAGGTTATTGTCGGATTAAGGTCTGTCAGATTTACATCCACTGATGTTTCATTCGAACAACCCAGAGAATCTGTAATTGTAACACTATAAATTCCGGAAGTATCAACTGTAATACATGATTGATCTGTACTGTCGCTCCACAAATATGTTGCATAACCTGAAGTCGCACATAAGATTCCAATCGCACCTTCACATAACTCAGTTTGTCCTGCAATCAGAACAGGAGGTAAGCTATTAAATACAACCGTGTGTGTATCATTTCCGACACTCCCTACTGCATTGTGAATCGTTATTGTGTAATTTCCACCTGACTTTACAGTTATGCATTCTGTCGTCTCCCCTGAGCTCCATGCATAATCAGTATAACCGGCAGGTACACAAAGTTCCAGTGGTTCACCTGAACATGGTGTATGCGTTCCTGAAATTACAGTAGTAATACTTGAAGAGAAAGTAACCGGAAGTGAACTGCTGGCAGTACATCCGTTTGCATCTGTGATCGTCACCGTATAATTTCCTGTTGAATTCACATTGATACATCTTGTTGTATTACCATTCGACCATGCATATAATGCACTTCCAGTTGGCGCACACAATTGTCCAACCGCACCTGTACAAAGTGAATTCGGTCCTGAAATTGTTGCATTCAACTGTGAAAAAATTGTCAGTCCTTTCGATCCTGTTGCTGTACAGCCATTGGCATTGGTTACAACAACATTGTAAATTCCACTTGTGTTTGTATTGATACAACGTGTAGAATCTCCTGTCGACCAACTGTACTGATAGTTGACTCCATTTGGCGCACATAATTGTGGATTGCTATTGAAGCATGCAGTTGTTGGTCCTGTGATCGCTCCTGAAAAATTCGGATATGCTGTAAATGTTCTCGACGCACTGCCTGTACAACCATCAACATCTGTTACTGTTACTGTATAGGTTCCTGATGTAGTAGGAGAGATGCATTGTGTCGTTGCACCAGTCGACCATAGTGTTGTTCCGACTGCAGAAGCACAGATCTGAACACTTTGTCCCGGACAAACTCCTGCCGGACCGGTAATAGAAAGATTAAGACTTGATCCGATCGTTAATGTATGTGATGCTGATGATGTACATCCGTTTGCATCAGTAGCTGTAACCGTATATGTACCGCCGGTTGAAACATTGATACATTGTGTCGTTGCTCCATTTGACCATGAGTAAGATGCTGATCCAACCGGAGCACAAAGCTGAACTGTACTTCCGAAACATGCATTCGTTGGTCCTGTAATAGTTGGTGTCGGTACATCATAATTTGCAAGTGCATGTGAAGCACTGCTCGTACAACCATTGACTCCTGTGATCGTTACTGAATAAATTCCACTGTCAACTACATTTATGCATGATGCTAATCCGCCATTCGACCATAGATATGTTCCGCCGGATGTAACAGCACATAATTGTGTTGTTGTTCCCGGACAAGCTATCGATGCGCCGGTAATTGAAACAGTAGGATTTGGTAAAATTGAAATAGCCTGCGATGAAGAAGCAGTACATCCGTTTGCATCAGTACCTGTTACAATGTAAGTTCCGGAGTTGAGTGGTGCAATGCATTGTGTTGTCTCTGAACTTGACCAGGCATAGGTTGAAAAACCACCTGCTGCACATAACTGTGGAAATGAATTTGCACAACCTGAAGAAGGACCTGTGATTGACATAGAAGGCGCAGTATTCACTGTTACACTTTTCGAATTTGTTGCAGTACATCCACCGGCATCAGAAACTGTAACAGAATAAGTTCCTGTTGAAGTCGGAGTGATGCATTGTGTTGTTGCACCATTTGACCAGAGGTATGATGTGAATCCGGCATCAGCACAAATTTGTGTGCCGCTTCCTGAACATATATTTGCCGGACCGGTAATCGCTACTGAAATACTGCTTCCAAAAGTTACTGTATGTGAGTCTGAAGAAGTACAACCATGTGTATCGGTTATCGTCACAGAGAATGTACCGGTGTTCGTCAGATTGATGCATGATGTCGTTGCAGCATTAGACCATGCATAAGTAAAGGCTCCGGCATTCGCACAGATCTGAACTGTATTTCCCGTACATCCGGCTGTTGGTCCGGTAATTAAAGCTGTTGGATTTGTATAAACTGCTGTCGCTTTCGAGGCAGTAGCAGTACATCCATTTGCATTTGTTACAGTAACAGTATATGTTCCACTCGTCGAAGGATTGATACATTGTGTTGTCTGTCCACTTGACCAGCTATAAGAACTTCCTGCACTTGAACAAAGCTGACCTAGCGATGATGTACATGATGAATCATCACCGGTTACAGTTGGAGTGAAGTTTGGAAATACAGTTATTGATTTCGATGCACTCGATGTACAACTATTAGCTGCTGTAACTGTCACAGTATAACTTCCTGTTGTTGTTGGATTGATACATTGTGTAGTTGCGCCGTTTGACCATGCATATGAAGAGAATGTTGTATTACTACATAACTGCGGAGTTGTATTTAAACAAGCACTTGTTGGTCCGGTGACAGAAACTGTCGGACTTGTATTTACAGTGATCGTATGTGAATCGGATGCAGTACATCCATTTGCATCGGTAATAGTAACAGTGTATGTTCCTGTAGTTGATGGATTGATACATTGAGTTGTTGCACCTGTCGACCACAGATAAGATGTTGAAGAAGGAGCACAAATTTGAGGATTGCTCGCACTGCAAGCGGTTGTTGGACCGGTGATTGTTGCTGTAAGAGTACACGGATCCAATGCGCAGATTGTAAATGCACCACTTGCATCATTTCCAACTTCCCAAAGTCTGATCCATACAGTTGCACCCGGAGTTAATCCTGAATTTATCTGTGCATACGGCATTGTACTTGTCGTAAGATTTCCGCCTGTATAACAATTGAAGAGTGTAAGCGAAGAACAGGTTCCTGTATAAACGGCCATACCCATATCAGTCAAATCATCGGCAAACGTATTGATGTGCAATTTTCCTGAAGCGGGAACTGTTGTTGTGAACCAGATATCACCATCCGGTGTTCCATCACAACCTGCAGTTGGTACGGCAGAATTTGTTGCACCTGTATTGTTACCGGTAACCTGTACACAAGTTGTTCCGGCTGTCAATATAGTAGCATCACATGGTTCATCATTTGCAATTCCCGGTGCACTGCATGGAGAAAGACAAGATGCAGTATTGATTCTGCTTAGGATCAGTGCCAATGGTTGAGCACCAAAACCAAGTGCCAGGTTGATTCCATTTCCACCTGAAAGATGACAGTAACTCATGATCGTTCCCTTAGCAGGAATTGGACCTTGAGCACAACCTCCCGGATCAGATGCATAACCTGATGCCGGACCACAACCGTCGATAGCAGTGTTGTTTCCATTCCAGACACAATCGTGTGTATGTTCAGAGGCCATGTTGTGCCCTTGCTCATGAGAGATAACTTCTACTGACCAGCTATAAGTTGGAACAGTATTGTAAGTCGGATCTATTCCGCTATAACCCATCCTGTAATTCGTAGAACCGTCACATAACACATCAAGCCAGGCTACACCACCACCGCCATCATAACCGATTAGGTGTGCAAGATCTCCGGTAAATGATGTCCGGTTCGATCCAAATTGCGTCAGATATGTTCCTGATGATGGTCCGGTATATGGATCAGAAGTTGTCCATACAAATAACGATTGTAAATTTATAGTGATGCCATCATTTGTATATAATGCATTGACCTGATTAAACAGGCCATTGATGTATGAATTCACTGCAGGCGTTGAACCTTTGTCAACATAAATATCCTGGTCTGTTTCCCAATACAGGTTTAAACAATTTACTGAATTTGCAGACGATGTCCCGACACCGGTTCTTTGATTACTTTTTGCTGTCTTGAAATCATCACTTGTACTACATACAAAAGGGTTAACTTTTGTCAGATCTTTATCATTATAAATAATATGAATGTTTTGCTGATCGTTCTTTAATTTGCCTATGTTGAAATTCCCTCTCTCATCACAGATCAATCCCATTACTTCGTTTTCATAAATTGAAATTGCAACAAAAGAATTATTTTTACCTTCAACTATCCCTTGATAATTCATTTTCTCCAAAAGTGGAACTATTGAATTATCACTTGTTGTGATTTTAAAATCAGATGAATAAATATTTTTGGAAGAAACAAGTACAATGATATATCCTCCTGAATTAGGGTCAGGAAAAGTCAGTCGAAGATTCTCTTGTTTGCCTTTGATAATTTTTTTCAATTCTTCTGAATTCGGTTGGAGTAATTGATAAGCCAATACCGATTGACTAACTTCCCGGGAATTTGCAGGTAGTTCAGAAAAGATTTTCCTGTCAGGCCATACATAGGAATTTCTTTCGGAAATCCGGTTGATCAGGTTGGCAATTTCTCCTGCCTTGGACAAGTTAGAAGAGGTTAGAAGAAATAGAAAAAAGAGTGATTTTAAGTAAGTTTTAATCATTTGTTTATTAAGGGTTAAACTACGTGGGAGAGTAGTGATGGGATTCGCGGTAAAGTTAAAATTGTTATGCGATATACGAAAATAAAAAAGGCCTCTCCGAAGAAAGGCCCTTGTCATAAACAAACGTTAATTATATCTTTTTTAGTCTTTAGTTAAGACTTGGATCATCAGGAAAATTGGCGAGAATTGCATACTGGCTTCCCATAGTTTTCAGTACTTCGCCCCATAATTCTTCAGGATGTTCAGAGAAGGCAAAGTCTTTTTTGCAATTTGAAATCAACCAGGTATGACCTTTTAGTTCTTCTGTTAATTGTTGTGGTTCCCAACCACTGTAGCCGGCAAAAAAACGGATATCATTTTTCGTTACCTGATGTGTATCGATCAGTAACTTTAAAGTCTCCAGATCTCCACCCCAGAAAATTCCGGGAAGAATTTCTTTGCTTCCTTCCAGTTTCTGCCCCAGAGTGTGTAAGAAATGTATAGTGTCAGTCTGTACCGGACCCCCGAAATAAAGCGGCGCATCAAAAGGAGGAAAATCTTCCAGCGCATCATTTAAGAGCAGGTCAGTAGGCTTGTTCAGAATAAATCCTACAGTTCCTTCTTCACTATGTTCACCTAATAGAATTACAGCGCGCTTAAAATAAGAATCCAGTAAAAAAGGCTCTGAAATTAATATTCTGCCGACCTCAGGATCAAGATGTACAATTTTCTTTCTCATGCAATTTTAAATTAAACAGGTTTGATGTTGATTGGATTCTGTTCATGTCAACAAGCAGAATATGATACATTTTACCATATTTAACTTACGGTGTTCAGGCAGTTTCGGAGTAAAACTTACAGGCCAAATTTTAATACCTTGAATTTCTTTCAGATTCACTTAATGCCGAAAAGTGCTTAATTGGGGCAAAAGCGACCATGAAAAATGTCACATGAGCTTTTTCATCCATAATCAGGGATTCAGTCATCATTTCTCACCTAATTTTTACGATGTTTGCAGCTCCATTTATGAAAAAACTACAAAAGGAAATCTACAGTATCCGGGTCGATTTTAATCAAAGTACCTTCGATGAAAAGCAGGTCAAAAAGGATCCATACAAGCAATTTAATATCTGGATGCAAAATGCATTAGATGCGAAAGTGAATGAACCGACTGCAATGACACTTTCTACAAGTGATAAAAAGGGAAAGGTGGATTCACGAATTGTTTTGCTCAGGGATCTTGATAAAAATGGATTTAATTTTTTTACAAATTACAAAAGCGCAAAGGCACGTGAGATGAAGGAGAACAAGCAGGTTGCTCTTAACTTCTTCTGGCCGGAA from Bacteroidota bacterium harbors:
- a CDS encoding right-handed parallel beta-helix repeat-containing protein, coding for MRNFFSAGIFALFLSFCKTSLAVTPTLFVTQDTTWSGTISMTENVIVQSGNTLTIAAGTTVSMGRGISVTTESLARINMAGTIGQPISISPLVPGTYFNNFHSKDSSSFIEMNYVDVEGGQIKVSNGGTGIIQNCVLHNYNQGDNPILFVIDADSIYVNSVQVSEYYEINIVRSIAVVENCLFEFPTADGIDFDNVPAGTVIRNTTVRNGRGFNIDGIDFGKVDFKPPGSIARVENCLIYNFSDNGISIGEGALDVVVMGSLIYRTGTGIAVKDNSIATIYNNTFFNCGYGIEIYEKNAGLGAGHAVGYNNIFWGNQISSVSLTTDATLQLSYSNLQDGVTDSVDHNMTHDPIFIDITTDDFELSPLSPLRSQGMNGEDLGAIFPVGGIPVPQNELRLGHPQANMTYKGDSIIFIYWSAGNLIQNIDIDFSNDGGTTWTQLADNITASDEAWQWSIPNIYSTKAFIRITDHNNSTKTSANILPFSILPVGDSTELPEISYQSGFYDNPIDVSITAPSGSIVYYTLDGSDPTDRSTIYSSPIHFDVDSVVGLQAVQDITASDFPTQPYSFIRSSPDVIGGPTLSFWRRPNATLMKAGVLRSRIYTPEKVWEKLLHQHFLLILKLKPNLLYL
- a CDS encoding T9SS type A sorting domain-containing protein, producing MSKAGEIANLINRISERNSYVWPDRKIFSELPANSREVSQSVLAYQLLQPNSEELKKIIKGKQENLRLTFPDPNSGGYIIVLVSSKNIYSSDFKITTSDNSIVPLLEKMNYQGIVEGKNNSFVAISIYENEVMGLICDERGNFNIGKLKNDQQNIHIIYNDKDLTKVNPFVCSTSDDFKTAKSNQRTGVGTSSANSVNCLNLYWETDQDIYVDKGSTPAVNSYINGLFNQVNALYTNDGITINLQSLFVWTTSDPYTGPSSGTYLTQFGSNRTSFTGDLAHLIGYDGGGGVAWLDVLCDGSTNYRMGYSGIDPTYNTVPTYSWSVEVISHEQGHNMASEHTHDCVWNGNNTAIDGCGPASGYASDPGGCAQGPIPAKGTIMSYCHLSGGNGINLALGFGAQPLALILSRINTASCLSPCSAPGIANDEPCDATILTAGTTCVQVTGNNTGATNSAVPTAGCDGTPDGDIWFTTTVPASGKLHINTFADDLTDMGMAVYTGTCSSLTLFNCYTGGNLTTSTMPYAQINSGLTPGATVWIRLWEVGNDASGAFTICALDPCTLTATITGPTTACSASNPQICAPSSTSYLWSTGATTQCINPSTTGTYTVTITDANGCTASDSHTITVNTSPTVSVTGPTSACLNTTPQLCSNTTFSSYAWSNGATTQCINPTTTGSYTVTVTAANSCTSSASKSITVFPNFTPTVTGDDSSCTSSLGQLCSSAGSSYSWSSGQTTQCINPSTSGTYTVTVTNANGCTATASKATAVYTNPTALITGPTAGCTGNTVQICANAGAFTYAWSNAATTSCINLTNTGTFSVTITDTHGCTSSDSHTVTFGSSISVAITGPANICSGSGTQICADAGFTSYLWSNGATTQCITPTSTGTYSVTVSDAGGCTATNSKSVTVNTAPSMSITGPSSGCANSFPQLCAAGGFSTYAWSSSETTQCIAPLNSGTYIVTGTDANGCTASSSQAISILPNPTVSITGASIACPGTTTQLCAVTSGGTYLWSNGGLASCINVVDSGIYSVTITGVNGCTSSASHALANYDVPTPTITGPTNACFGSTVQLCAPVGSASYSWSNGATTQCINVSTGGTYTVTATDANGCTSSASHTLTIGSSLNLSITGPAGVCPGQSVQICASAVGTTLWSTGATTQCISPTTSGTYTVTVTDVDGCTGSASRTFTAYPNFSGAITGPTTACFNSNPQLCAPNGVNYQYSWSTGDSTRCINTNTSGIYNVVVTNANGCTATGSKGLTIFSQLNATISGPNSLCTGAVGQLCAPTGSALYAWSNGNTTRCINVNSTGNYTVTITDANGCTASSSLPVTFSSSITTVISGTHTPCSGEPLELCVPAGYTDYAWSSGETTECITVKSGGNYTITIHNAVGSVGNDTHTVVFNSLPPVLIAGQTELCEGAIGILCATSGYATYLWSDSTDQSCITVDTSGIYSVTITDSLGCSNETSVDVNLTDLNPTITYSQPDLTATPTGLQYLYEWKYNGTAFGGTTNTVTPDHTGFYTVIITDQLSGCIDSVTYYHFMVGTNDLSNTNQIRIYPNPVSNEMLNIAFEFTGTEKISIHLTDALGQVLIQEVFTKSGILTKQIRISDLAAGIYLVNIKGENWGKTWKVVKN
- a CDS encoding YqgE/AlgH family protein is translated as MRKKIVHLDPEVGRILISEPFLLDSYFKRAVILLGEHSEEGTVGFILNKPTDLLLNDALEDFPPFDAPLYFGGPVQTDTIHFLHTLGQKLEGSKEILPGIFWGGDLETLKLLIDTHQVTKNDIRFFAGYSGWEPQQLTEELKGHTWLISNCKKDFAFSEHPEELWGEVLKTMGSQYAILANFPDDPSLN